Proteins co-encoded in one Listeria ivanovii subsp. ivanovii genomic window:
- the virR gene encoding two-component system response regulator VirR, whose translation MVKVYIVEDDEVIRDTIRKHLSKWGFEIGVVDDFNNILQEFLAFEPQLVILDVNLPFFDGFYWCNQIREVSNVPIIFLSSRNSRMDQIMGMNMGADYYIEKPVDLDVLMARINALLRRTYSYADLEEANVMEHNNVFLHIDTNTLTHLEDKIELTKNEFLILYELMKQKGSIVSRDEIMRALWEDESFVDDNTLTVNVVRIRKKLAEIGLDEFIKTKKGQGYMIE comes from the coding sequence ATGGTAAAGGTATATATAGTAGAAGATGATGAGGTAATTCGCGACACAATTCGTAAACATTTAAGCAAATGGGGATTTGAAATAGGTGTGGTAGATGATTTTAATAATATTTTACAAGAATTTTTAGCTTTTGAACCCCAATTGGTTATTTTGGATGTGAATTTGCCTTTCTTTGACGGATTTTATTGGTGTAATCAAATCCGGGAAGTTTCTAATGTACCGATTATCTTTTTATCTTCCCGTAATTCACGAATGGATCAAATTATGGGAATGAATATGGGAGCAGATTATTACATTGAGAAGCCAGTTGATTTAGATGTTTTAATGGCTCGGATTAACGCACTACTCAGACGGACTTACTCCTATGCAGATTTAGAAGAAGCAAACGTAATGGAACATAACAATGTCTTCCTGCATATTGACACAAACACTTTAACCCATCTAGAAGATAAAATCGAATTAACTAAAAATGAGTTTCTGATTTTATATGAACTCATGAAACAAAAAGGAAGCATTGTAAGCCGAGATGAGATTATGCGTGCACTTTGGGAAGATGAAAGCTTTGTCGATGATAATACACTTACAGTTAATGTCGTTCGGATTCGTAAAAAACTAGCAGAAATCGGGCTAGATGAATTTATTAAAACGAAAAAAGGGCAAGGCTATATGATTGAGTGA
- a CDS encoding ABC transporter permease, protein MLFKVALTNMRKNFTQFIVYFVSLIVCVLVFFTFVSLSYNPLIDKVFTRWELFGPAIFSAASVILILFICFFIFYSNSFFLKRRKREIGLYSLLGLRKSQIALVLFYENAMMYMLATFFGILLGIFFSKMFAMVLFWIVGLAINAEFIITFPAITDTIMVFLGIMLFTSVYASFIILRYNLSQLFKNDDKEEKVAKGSLLLMIVGLALIGFGYYLATSNVEESSIWLKYDFFDLILLILCAVILGTWLTVRFGTPYVIQKLYQNKHFFYKGTNMIGITSLRFRLKKNASTIAMIAVLSATTLTIIGSMSSFYVRTLGNISEENPSSYQVRNMTAKNEKDIIQTINTDKNHQLKSLMKTEMVRATLEYGDSYNKNGEPREMIHPVVSEAEYNRIAAKQQRNFIAPKKLQYGDAILLGKNAYFARKEIQDKWLSREMIVKTDKPNAIKISPIKVIDFREFSIFNTGISYETLVVSDDYYNDIKKLTKPESVGMFDITNPSHSEELDKKVQTVVDGKPSLFSEDVSSYYTNYHMISILVGSLLFIGVFIGIVFFLATGSIIYFKLVTDAVTEKSKFDILFKLGVTEKEIKKIISKQIWPIFVIPLFFGIAHSMVALWGISINLIDNIKYPVLIGTGIYMLCFGAYYVLCVNSFTKIVTADKK, encoded by the coding sequence ATGTTATTTAAGGTAGCATTAACTAATATGCGGAAGAACTTTACGCAATTTATCGTTTATTTTGTATCGCTAATTGTTTGTGTACTTGTCTTTTTCACGTTTGTATCTTTGTCCTATAACCCATTGATTGATAAAGTTTTTACTCGTTGGGAATTATTTGGACCAGCAATTTTTTCGGCGGCGAGTGTCATTCTTATCCTGTTTATTTGCTTTTTTATTTTTTATTCGAATAGTTTTTTTCTTAAAAGACGGAAACGCGAAATTGGTTTATATTCATTGTTAGGGTTACGTAAATCCCAAATTGCTTTAGTGTTATTTTATGAGAATGCAATGATGTATATGCTAGCCACTTTTTTCGGTATTTTACTTGGAATATTTTTCTCGAAAATGTTTGCAATGGTATTATTTTGGATTGTTGGACTAGCGATAAATGCGGAGTTTATTATTACGTTTCCTGCTATTACCGATACAATCATGGTGTTTTTAGGAATTATGTTATTTACGTCTGTTTATGCTAGTTTTATCATATTGCGTTATAATTTAAGTCAATTATTTAAAAACGATGATAAAGAAGAAAAAGTGGCAAAAGGTTCATTATTGCTCATGATAGTTGGACTAGCGTTAATTGGCTTTGGGTACTATTTAGCTACTAGCAATGTGGAAGAATCATCTATTTGGTTGAAGTATGATTTTTTTGATTTAATATTATTGATTTTGTGTGCTGTTATTTTAGGAACTTGGTTAACGGTTCGATTTGGAACGCCTTATGTAATTCAGAAACTCTATCAAAATAAGCATTTCTTTTATAAGGGCACGAATATGATTGGCATTACCTCGCTTCGTTTTCGCTTGAAAAAGAATGCTAGTACTATTGCTATGATTGCTGTTCTTAGCGCTACTACCCTCACGATAATTGGTTCGATGAGTAGTTTTTATGTGAGAACACTGGGGAATATTAGCGAGGAAAACCCCTCTAGCTATCAAGTGCGTAATATGACTGCAAAAAATGAAAAAGACATCATTCAAACCATCAATACAGATAAAAATCACCAATTAAAGAGTTTGATGAAAACAGAAATGGTCCGTGCAACACTGGAATATGGAGATAGTTATAATAAAAATGGAGAACCTAGAGAAATGATTCATCCAGTTGTTTCGGAAGCTGAATATAACCGAATAGCTGCTAAACAGCAAAGAAATTTTATTGCGCCGAAAAAATTACAATATGGCGATGCAATCTTACTTGGCAAAAACGCTTATTTTGCTCGAAAAGAAATTCAAGACAAATGGTTGTCTAGAGAAATGATTGTAAAAACTGATAAGCCAAATGCGATAAAAATCAGCCCGATTAAAGTAATTGATTTTCGAGAGTTTTCGATTTTTAATACCGGTATTTCTTATGAAACATTGGTGGTATCAGATGATTACTATAATGATATAAAAAAACTTACTAAGCCTGAATCAGTAGGTATGTTTGATATAACAAATCCAAGTCATAGTGAGGAGTTAGATAAAAAGGTCCAAACGGTTGTCGACGGTAAGCCTTCGCTTTTTTCTGAAGATGTTTCTTCATATTATACGAATTATCACATGATTTCCATTCTTGTTGGCTCCTTGCTGTTTATTGGCGTCTTTATCGGAATTGTCTTTTTCTTAGCAACAGGAAGTATCATCTACTTTAAATTAGTAACGGATGCTGTGACGGAGAAAAGTAAGTTCGATATTTTATTCAAACTAGGTGTTACGGAAAAAGAGATAAAAAAGATTATTTCTAAACAAATTTGGCCAATTTTTGTTATTCCATTATTTTTCGGAATTGCGCATTCAATGGTCGCGCTTTGGGGAATATCGATTAATTTAATTGATAATATTAAGTATCCCGTTTTAATTGGAACTGGTATTTATATGCTATGTTTCGGTGCTTATTATGTTTTATGTGTCAATTCATTTACCAAAATTGTAACTGCAGATAAAAAGTAA
- a CDS encoding ABC transporter ATP-binding protein — protein sequence METVLKAHKVRKVYGSKGNLFSALGSISFEIQKGSFVGIMGPSGAGKSTLLNVLSSIDKPTSGEIEIGGKKLSKMKAKELAVFRRDQLGFIFQDYNLLDTMTVKDNIVLPLALSHVKQKEIDERFELVARQFGIYEQRNKFPNDISGGQKQRTAVCRAMITEPTLIFADEPTGALDSKSATNLLEGLSHAKDVRDSTIMMVTHDAFAASYCERIMFIKDGEIFTEIYRGNNSRKQFFQKVLDVLALLGGDENDVI from the coding sequence ATGGAGACAGTACTAAAAGCGCACAAAGTTAGAAAAGTATATGGTTCAAAAGGAAATTTATTTTCTGCCCTAGGAAGTATCAGCTTTGAAATACAAAAAGGATCATTTGTCGGTATAATGGGGCCATCCGGTGCAGGAAAATCAACTTTACTTAATGTGTTATCCTCCATTGATAAACCTACTTCTGGTGAGATTGAGATTGGTGGAAAAAAACTTTCGAAAATGAAAGCAAAAGAACTAGCTGTTTTTAGAAGAGATCAGCTAGGATTTATTTTTCAAGATTATAATTTGTTAGATACAATGACGGTAAAAGATAACATCGTTTTACCACTTGCTTTATCCCATGTGAAACAAAAAGAAATAGATGAACGATTTGAGCTAGTTGCGCGCCAGTTTGGAATCTATGAACAACGGAATAAGTTTCCTAATGATATTTCAGGTGGACAAAAGCAACGAACAGCAGTTTGCCGAGCAATGATAACCGAACCAACACTTATTTTTGCTGATGAGCCAACTGGAGCACTTGACTCCAAATCGGCAACTAACCTACTAGAAGGATTGTCTCATGCAAAAGATGTGCGTGATTCGACTATCATGATGGTTACACATGATGCATTTGCTGCTAGTTATTGTGAACGAATTATGTTTATTAAAGACGGGGAAATTTTCACGGAAATTTATCGTGGAAATAATTCGAGAAAGCAATTTTTCCAAAAAGTGTTAGATGTTTTAGCACTTCTTGGGGGGGATGAAAATGATGTTATTTAA
- a CDS encoding carbon-nitrogen hydrolase family protein, which yields MPMLKIALVQKKAVPNQKATNLKLALQHIKEAANQGADLVLFPEMWSNGYATPFDEAFDKPLQPNFTDERTNWLDNGVELNSAYIMALKKHAKEYQVDICATYLSKIAKKRQNTAIMIDRNGEIILDYAKVHTCDFSLERLLQHGTEFKVCEFDGIKLGVMICFDREFPESARELMLNGAEIILVPNACDMNPARINQLSTRAFENMVGVAMANYPGNNWGQSCAFSPIVFDNYGNYLDNVIVQADDVSEAIYIAEFDLEAIRNFREVEVWGNAYRKPETYTTLVNPEVNKPFIRND from the coding sequence TTGCCTATGTTAAAAATTGCCTTAGTACAGAAAAAAGCGGTACCTAATCAAAAAGCCACCAACTTAAAATTAGCTTTGCAACATATAAAAGAAGCGGCAAATCAAGGTGCAGATTTAGTCCTTTTTCCAGAAATGTGGTCAAATGGTTATGCTACCCCTTTTGATGAGGCGTTTGATAAGCCACTCCAGCCTAATTTTACAGACGAACGCACTAATTGGTTAGATAATGGCGTAGAACTTAACAGTGCGTATATAATGGCGCTTAAAAAGCATGCGAAAGAGTATCAGGTTGATATTTGTGCTACTTATTTATCAAAAATAGCTAAAAAACGACAAAATACTGCGATTATGATTGACCGAAATGGGGAGATTATTTTAGACTATGCTAAAGTGCATACATGTGATTTTTCATTAGAACGTTTATTACAGCATGGAACGGAATTTAAAGTCTGTGAATTTGACGGAATTAAACTAGGTGTAATGATTTGTTTTGATCGCGAATTTCCAGAAAGTGCAAGGGAACTTATGCTAAATGGGGCTGAGATTATTCTTGTTCCTAACGCATGTGATATGAACCCGGCTCGCATCAATCAACTTAGCACAAGAGCTTTTGAAAATATGGTGGGGGTTGCCATGGCTAATTATCCTGGAAACAATTGGGGGCAGTCATGTGCTTTTTCTCCAATAGTTTTTGATAATTATGGTAATTATCTGGATAACGTGATTGTTCAAGCAGATGATGTTTCAGAAGCAATTTATATCGCCGAATTTGATTTAGAAGCGATAAGGAATTTTCGGGAGGTTGAAGTTTGGGGAAATGCTTACCGGAAGCCTGAGACTTACACAACATTAGTAAATCCAGAAGTAAATAAACCATTTATAAGAAATGATTAA
- a CDS encoding shikimate kinase: MYELKKEENIIDQVILIGFMGAGKTTVGNILAKLADLPYIDIDEVITHEQGMSVSDIFAKYGEKEFRRLEHEKLKELANTKAVIATGGGIVLNPENREVLKNTYPVIYLETNPAVFMNRLKGDTTRPLVQQKTPEEIRAIFEPRMKHYETSADFIVNTDNRNQQEVARVILAMLDK; the protein is encoded by the coding sequence ATGTACGAACTGAAAAAGGAGGAGAACATCATCGATCAAGTTATCTTAATTGGCTTCATGGGAGCTGGAAAAACAACCGTTGGCAATATACTAGCGAAACTAGCTGATTTACCGTATATCGATATTGACGAGGTTATTACTCATGAACAAGGAATGAGTGTATCCGATATTTTCGCCAAATATGGCGAAAAAGAATTTCGTCGTTTAGAGCACGAAAAATTAAAAGAATTAGCTAATACGAAAGCCGTTATTGCAACGGGCGGTGGTATCGTTCTAAATCCTGAAAATAGAGAAGTACTTAAAAACACATACCCTGTGATTTATTTAGAGACGAATCCAGCAGTATTTATGAACCGGCTTAAAGGCGATACAACGCGCCCACTTGTCCAACAAAAAACACCTGAAGAGATTCGCGCTATTTTTGAACCACGAATGAAGCATTATGAAACTTCTGCGGATTTTATTGTTAATACCGATAATCGCAACCAGCAAGAAGTAGCAAGAGTGATTCTTGCTATGCTAGATAAATAA
- the rlmD gene encoding 23S rRNA (uracil(1939)-C(5))-methyltransferase RlmD: MDASLLKKNQSIEITIEDLTHDGSGVGKIDGYPLFIPNTLPGEKGIAKITKLNKNYGFARMENIEVISVDRVEPPCAVYSKCGGCSLQHLSYEGQLKFKRNQVEETMKRIGKLNVQVKETLGMENPWRYRNKSQVPVGFVNGKLTAGFYQKRSHDIIDMTTCLIHNEQGDFAVQKTREILAKYGTEPYNEKTGKGDIRHIMTRFAHTTGQLMLVLVTNKDRIPFKDEIIRDLTEQLTLTSIVQNINPQKTNVIFGDRTKTLWGKDIIEDTIHGIRFAISARSFYQVNPLQTEVLYQQAIEAAELTGEETVIDAYCGIGSISLCLAKKAKHVYGVEIVDQAIQDARANAALNALNNTTFETGKAEEVIPAWYKAGIVADVLVVDPPRKGCDEKLLQTIIAMKPKKVVYVSCNPGTLARDMQILTEGGYEAKQVQPVDMFPMTTHIEAVTVLNLK; encoded by the coding sequence TTGGACGCATCCCTTTTAAAAAAGAACCAATCAATTGAAATTACTATAGAAGATTTAACGCATGATGGTAGCGGAGTCGGGAAAATCGACGGATATCCGCTCTTTATTCCTAATACGTTACCAGGCGAAAAAGGAATAGCGAAAATAACCAAATTAAATAAAAATTATGGCTTTGCACGAATGGAAAATATCGAAGTAATTAGTGTGGACCGAGTAGAACCACCATGTGCGGTTTATTCCAAATGCGGGGGATGTAGTTTGCAACATTTAAGTTACGAGGGGCAGCTAAAGTTTAAACGAAATCAAGTAGAAGAAACAATGAAACGAATTGGTAAACTGAATGTCCAAGTAAAAGAAACCCTAGGCATGGAAAATCCTTGGCGTTACCGAAATAAGTCCCAAGTTCCTGTTGGGTTTGTCAATGGAAAATTAACGGCGGGATTTTATCAAAAAAGAAGCCATGATATTATTGATATGACCACTTGTTTAATTCATAATGAACAAGGTGATTTTGCTGTGCAGAAGACCAGAGAAATTCTCGCCAAATATGGTACGGAACCATATAACGAAAAAACGGGAAAAGGTGACATTCGGCATATTATGACACGATTTGCTCATACAACTGGCCAATTAATGCTAGTACTCGTGACAAATAAAGACAGAATACCGTTTAAAGATGAAATTATTCGTGATTTAACAGAACAATTAACGCTGACATCGATTGTCCAAAATATTAATCCGCAGAAAACCAACGTAATTTTTGGCGATCGTACGAAAACGCTTTGGGGAAAAGATATCATTGAAGACACGATACATGGTATTCGGTTTGCCATTTCTGCCCGTTCTTTTTATCAAGTGAATCCACTACAAACAGAAGTTTTATATCAACAGGCTATAGAAGCAGCAGAATTAACTGGTGAAGAAACGGTGATTGATGCATATTGTGGTATTGGCTCTATCTCCCTTTGCCTCGCGAAAAAAGCAAAACATGTTTATGGGGTTGAAATTGTTGATCAAGCGATTCAAGATGCTAGAGCAAACGCGGCATTAAATGCGTTGAATAATACTACCTTTGAAACTGGAAAAGCAGAGGAAGTCATTCCAGCGTGGTATAAAGCTGGAATCGTAGCAGACGTTCTCGTTGTCGATCCACCTCGAAAAGGCTGCGATGAAAAACTATTACAAACTATTATAGCAATGAAGCCGAAGAAAGTGGTTTATGTCTCGTGTAACCCGGGGACATTAGCTCGTGATATGCAAATTTTGACAGAAGGTGGCTATGAAGCAAAACAAGTTCAGCCAGTGGACATGTTCCCAATGACGACACATATCGAAGCAGTAACAGTATTAAACTTAAAATAA